Proteins encoded within one genomic window of Nonomuraea gerenzanensis:
- a CDS encoding xanthine dehydrogenase family protein molybdopterin-binding subunit, with amino-acid sequence MTQTSDALLHGVGESARRPDATLKVTGEFAYASDLWLDGMVWGATLRSPHPSAWLRSIDVGPALRIPGVRAVLTHEDVPGEKFYGLEHKDQPVLAIDQVRYQGEPVALVAADHPETARRAAAAVVVEYEPRPAITDPRQSQHFVRHQPVRRGDTFEADVVVTGEYEVGMQDQAFLGPESGLAVPAEDGGVDLYIATQWLHVDRDQLAPCLGLPPDKVRLTLSGVGGAFGAREDLSMQVHACMLALRLNRPVKIVYGREESFFGHVHRHPALMRYEHGATRDGRLVYVKADILLDGGAYCSSSPAVVGNAASLGVGPYEVPNVRVDATGVYTNNPPCGAMRGFGAVQACYAYESQMDRLAEACGLSPVEIRVRNAVSQGSHLITGQVIDSPAPLAEMLRDLEAMPLPRGTGDGDLRGLPGGVSQTTHGESVRRGVGYGVGIKNICFSEGFDDYSTARVRAELIGGEPHVTVHTAAAEVGQGLVTVQAQIARTELGIRNVTVATADTSVGSAGSSSASRQSYVTGGAVKAACEAVRKRFEGLPPGEALARFGPIEETREYRHRPTYPLDPLTGQGDSHTQLALCVHRAVVDVDVELGLVKVVELAAVQDVGRMLNPQALEGQIHGGSAQGLGLALMEEIQVRDGQVLNPSFTDYLIPTILDMPPMTLKILENPDPAAPYGLRGAGEPPTLSSTPAIAAAVRAATGLRLTRVPIRPEDIALFDKG; translated from the coding sequence ATGACGCAGACCTCTGATGCGCTCCTGCACGGTGTCGGGGAGAGCGCGCGGCGGCCCGACGCCACGCTGAAGGTGACCGGCGAGTTCGCCTACGCCTCCGACCTGTGGCTGGACGGCATGGTGTGGGGCGCGACGCTGCGCAGCCCGCACCCGTCGGCGTGGCTGCGCTCGATCGACGTGGGCCCGGCGCTGCGCATCCCTGGCGTGCGGGCCGTGCTGACGCACGAGGACGTGCCGGGTGAGAAGTTCTACGGCCTGGAGCACAAGGACCAGCCGGTGCTGGCCATCGACCAGGTGCGTTACCAGGGCGAGCCGGTGGCGCTGGTGGCGGCCGACCACCCGGAGACGGCACGCAGGGCGGCGGCGGCCGTCGTCGTCGAGTACGAGCCCCGCCCCGCCATCACCGACCCCAGGCAGTCCCAGCACTTCGTCCGCCACCAGCCGGTACGCCGCGGCGACACGTTCGAGGCCGACGTGGTCGTGACCGGCGAGTACGAGGTCGGCATGCAGGACCAGGCCTTCCTCGGCCCGGAGTCCGGCCTGGCCGTGCCCGCCGAGGACGGCGGCGTGGACCTCTACATCGCCACCCAGTGGCTGCACGTGGATCGCGACCAGCTCGCCCCCTGCCTGGGCCTGCCGCCCGACAAGGTGCGGTTGACGCTGTCGGGCGTCGGCGGCGCGTTCGGCGCCCGCGAGGACCTGTCGATGCAGGTGCACGCCTGCATGCTGGCCCTGCGGCTGAACCGCCCCGTCAAGATCGTGTACGGCCGGGAGGAGTCGTTCTTCGGCCACGTGCACCGCCATCCGGCCCTGATGCGGTACGAGCACGGCGCCACCCGCGACGGCAGGCTCGTCTACGTCAAGGCCGACATCCTGCTCGACGGCGGCGCGTACTGCTCCTCCTCCCCCGCCGTGGTGGGCAACGCGGCGTCGCTGGGCGTGGGCCCGTACGAGGTGCCGAACGTGCGCGTGGACGCCACCGGCGTCTACACCAACAACCCGCCGTGCGGCGCGATGCGCGGCTTCGGCGCCGTGCAGGCGTGTTACGCCTACGAGTCGCAGATGGACCGGCTGGCCGAGGCGTGCGGGCTGTCGCCGGTCGAGATCCGGGTGCGCAACGCCGTCTCCCAGGGCTCCCACCTGATCACCGGCCAGGTGATCGACTCGCCGGCCCCGCTGGCGGAGATGCTGCGTGACCTGGAGGCCATGCCGCTGCCCCGCGGCACCGGGGACGGCGACCTGCGGGGGCTGCCCGGCGGCGTGTCCCAGACCACCCACGGCGAGTCCGTGCGCCGGGGCGTCGGCTACGGCGTGGGCATCAAGAACATCTGCTTCTCCGAGGGCTTCGACGACTACTCCACCGCCCGGGTGCGGGCCGAGCTGATCGGCGGCGAGCCGCACGTCACCGTGCACACGGCCGCCGCCGAGGTGGGGCAGGGCCTGGTGACCGTGCAGGCGCAGATCGCCCGCACCGAGCTGGGCATCCGGAACGTCACCGTGGCCACCGCCGACACCTCGGTCGGGTCCGCGGGCTCGTCGTCGGCCTCGCGGCAGTCGTACGTGACGGGCGGGGCGGTCAAGGCGGCCTGCGAGGCGGTGCGCAAGCGGTTCGAGGGGCTGCCGCCCGGGGAGGCGCTGGCGCGGTTCGGGCCGATCGAGGAGACGCGCGAGTACCGGCACCGGCCGACGTACCCGCTGGACCCGCTCACCGGCCAGGGCGACTCGCACACGCAGCTCGCGTTGTGCGTGCACCGCGCGGTCGTGGACGTGGACGTGGAGCTGGGCCTGGTGAAGGTGGTGGAGCTGGCGGCGGTGCAGGACGTGGGCCGGATGCTGAACCCGCAGGCGCTGGAGGGCCAGATCCACGGCGGCTCGGCGCAGGGGCTCGGGCTGGCGCTGATGGAGGAGATCCAGGTCCGCGACGGCCAGGTGCTGAACCCGTCGTTCACCGACTACCTCATCCCCACCATTCTCGACATGCCACCCATGACGCTGAAAATCCTGGAAAATCCGGACCCGGCGGCTCCGTACGGGCTGCGCGGCGCCGGCGAGCCCCCGACGCTCTCCTCCACCCCCGCCATCGCCGCCGCCGTCAGAGCGGCCACGGGACTTCGGTTGACTCGCGTTCCGATCAGGCCGGAAGATATCGCCTTGTTCGACAAGGGCTAG
- a CDS encoding cytochrome c oxidase assembly protein, producing MSRAARLALVTAAAAIAALVIGMIAGGRAFPRIIPGLPDAGAVVRWGLPLSKLLMDASGVITVGLLLMAAALLPNDKGVLGKSALEYVKASSWAALVWAGAAFLSIVFGVADSMGRSVPQILDRAFLTSYATQTTQGVALTLVVLFGVAIALFSRGAITAGAAAGLLVFAMVTLLPAPLTGHTSSSPNHDLATSSVSLHLLSLALWTGGLGVLALHALRKQPQLDVAAARFSRMALWCYAGVGLSGVFALVARLGAVSDLWTSEYGLLAVAKLVAFVLLGYIGYWHRQRTLADLEARKPRAFTRLAAGETVLMFATIGIAVALSRTPPPEYTIPADRAFELLGFPLPPPITIGNVFSLWWLDLFFAVVAAVLAGLYGAGVLRLRRRGDKWPWGRTASWFVGVALLVLCTQSGLARYAQVMFDVHMIEHMTLSMVVPIFLVLGGPVTLALRALKPAARRGDRGPREWITTILHSRFTKVVTHPVVATAIFVASTYALYFTPLFESAMKEHLGHIWMTLHFLISGCLFFWVIIGVDPGPNRLPYVGRLLMLFVTMPFHAFFGIALMMMGGVIASGWYEQLGRTWGDTLLQTQRDGGAIAWGFGEIPTLIVLLAIAVQWYKDDNRQARRADRKAERGGGGDPELDSYNAYLARLNRADKGE from the coding sequence ATGAGCCGGGCGGCGCGCCTCGCGCTCGTGACCGCGGCGGCCGCGATCGCCGCCCTGGTCATCGGCATGATCGCCGGGGGCAGGGCGTTTCCCCGGATCATCCCGGGGCTGCCCGACGCCGGCGCGGTCGTGCGCTGGGGGCTGCCGCTGTCCAAGCTGCTCATGGACGCCTCCGGCGTGATCACCGTGGGCCTGCTGCTGATGGCCGCCGCGCTGCTGCCCAACGACAAGGGCGTGCTCGGCAAGAGCGCCCTGGAGTACGTCAAGGCCAGCTCCTGGGCCGCCCTGGTGTGGGCGGGCGCCGCGTTCCTGTCGATCGTGTTCGGCGTGGCCGACTCCATGGGCAGGAGCGTGCCGCAGATCCTCGACCGCGCGTTCCTGACCAGCTACGCCACCCAGACCACGCAGGGCGTCGCGCTGACGCTGGTCGTGCTGTTCGGGGTGGCCATCGCGCTGTTCTCGCGCGGCGCCATCACCGCGGGCGCGGCGGCGGGGCTGCTGGTGTTCGCGATGGTGACGCTGCTGCCCGCGCCGCTGACCGGGCACACCTCCTCCTCGCCCAACCACGACCTGGCCACCTCCTCGGTGTCGCTGCACCTGCTCTCGCTCGCTCTGTGGACGGGCGGCCTGGGCGTGCTGGCCCTGCACGCGCTGCGCAAGCAGCCGCAGCTCGACGTGGCCGCGGCGCGGTTCTCCCGGATGGCGCTGTGGTGCTACGCCGGGGTGGGCCTGTCCGGGGTCTTCGCGCTGGTGGCGCGGCTGGGCGCGGTCTCCGACCTGTGGACCTCCGAGTACGGCCTGCTCGCCGTGGCCAAGCTCGTGGCGTTCGTGCTGCTCGGCTACATCGGCTACTGGCACCGCCAGCGCACGCTCGCCGACCTGGAGGCCCGCAAGCCGCGGGCGTTCACCCGGCTGGCCGCCGGCGAGACGGTGCTCATGTTCGCCACCATCGGCATCGCTGTGGCGCTGTCGCGCACGCCGCCGCCCGAGTACACGATCCCCGCCGACCGGGCGTTCGAGCTGCTCGGCTTCCCCCTGCCGCCGCCGATCACCATCGGCAACGTCTTCTCGCTGTGGTGGCTCGACCTGTTCTTCGCCGTGGTGGCGGCCGTGCTGGCCGGGCTCTACGGGGCCGGAGTGCTGCGCCTGCGCCGGCGCGGCGACAAGTGGCCGTGGGGCCGCACCGCCTCCTGGTTCGTCGGCGTCGCGCTGCTCGTCCTCTGCACGCAGAGCGGCCTGGCCCGGTACGCGCAGGTCATGTTCGACGTACACATGATCGAGCACATGACGCTGTCGATGGTGGTGCCGATCTTCCTCGTCCTGGGCGGGCCGGTCACCCTGGCCCTGCGCGCGCTCAAGCCCGCCGCCCGGAGGGGCGACAGGGGGCCGCGCGAGTGGATCACCACGATCCTGCACAGCCGGTTCACCAAGGTCGTCACGCATCCCGTGGTCGCCACCGCGATCTTCGTGGCCTCGACGTACGCGCTGTACTTCACGCCGCTGTTCGAGTCGGCGATGAAGGAGCACCTCGGCCACATCTGGATGACCCTGCACTTCCTGATCAGCGGGTGCCTGTTCTTCTGGGTGATCATCGGCGTCGACCCGGGGCCCAACCGGCTCCCGTACGTCGGGCGGCTGCTGATGCTCTTCGTCACCATGCCGTTCCACGCCTTCTTCGGCATCGCGCTGATGATGATGGGCGGCGTGATCGCCTCCGGCTGGTACGAGCAGCTCGGCCGCACCTGGGGCGACACGCTGTTGCAGACGCAACGCGACGGCGGCGCCATCGCGTGGGGCTTCGGTGAGATCCCCACGCTCATCGTCCTGCTGGCCATCGCCGTGCAGTGGTACAAGGACGACAACAGGCAGGCCCGGCGCGCCGACCGCAAGGCCGAACGCGGCGGTGGCGGCGACCCCGAACTTGACTCCTACAACGCCTATCTCGCCCGTCTCAACCGCGCCGACAAGGGCGAGTAG
- a CDS encoding helix-turn-helix domain-containing protein, translating to MRISDLLTIDDLRLRLLTGDPAREFSTVHITDLPEPGRYLSGGELVLTGLMWWHEPPDSARFVAALAEAGVAALGAGQAWLGHVPDDLVAACADAGLPLVEVPVEVSFRTLAETVVPRLAGDVRDALGRHRRLVAAIAEGADLRELFELTAAELGVTGAVVSASGEVLVGAAGDPVGLAKAYLTAPRLPVKVGDHTIFAVGRGHRAAGWALACDGDLMDRADLGYELAACVGLERSRMEEGRRVERRLIEQLIVAALGGADVAELNAGLRTCGVAAAEPYAIVNVTAPRPGATRGPDPATLGGQVVEELLGREVVAAAGADGAIAVVPLRERTTAELADRLRAGAGVLAALPDTRLCAGLSGALTGAAAVKGGVEEAGHARRLAEARGGGVVTSDEIYTHALLLATVPGDIRRSFAARLLSPLLDYDRRHQSELVRTLGIFLDCAGSWNACAEQLHVHVNTVRYRVRRIEELTGRDLSTMADRVDFFLALRDTAPPR from the coding sequence GTGCGCATCTCCGACCTGCTGACCATCGACGATCTGCGCCTGCGGCTGCTCACCGGCGACCCGGCCCGCGAGTTCAGCACCGTGCACATCACCGACCTGCCCGAGCCCGGCCGCTACCTCAGCGGCGGCGAGCTGGTGCTGACCGGGCTGATGTGGTGGCACGAGCCGCCGGACTCCGCCCGGTTCGTGGCCGCGCTGGCCGAGGCCGGCGTCGCCGCGCTCGGCGCCGGGCAGGCGTGGCTCGGGCACGTGCCGGACGACCTGGTGGCCGCCTGCGCGGACGCCGGGCTGCCGCTGGTGGAGGTGCCCGTCGAGGTCTCCTTCCGCACGCTGGCCGAGACGGTGGTGCCCCGGCTGGCCGGTGACGTGCGCGACGCGCTCGGCCGCCACCGCAGGCTCGTCGCGGCCATCGCCGAGGGCGCCGACCTGCGCGAGCTGTTCGAGCTGACCGCCGCCGAGCTGGGCGTCACCGGGGCGGTGGTGTCCGCCTCCGGCGAGGTGCTCGTCGGCGCGGCCGGCGACCCGGTGGGCCTGGCCAAGGCCTACCTCACGGCTCCGCGCCTGCCGGTCAAGGTCGGCGACCACACGATCTTCGCTGTCGGGCGCGGCCACCGGGCCGCCGGCTGGGCGCTGGCCTGCGACGGCGACCTGATGGACCGCGCCGACCTGGGCTACGAGCTGGCCGCCTGCGTGGGCCTCGAACGCAGCCGGATGGAGGAGGGCCGCCGGGTCGAGCGCCGGCTCATCGAGCAGCTCATCGTGGCGGCGCTGGGCGGGGCCGACGTGGCGGAGCTCAACGCCGGGCTGCGGACGTGCGGGGTGGCCGCGGCGGAGCCGTACGCGATCGTGAACGTCACCGCGCCCCGGCCGGGCGCCACCCGCGGGCCCGACCCCGCCACCCTCGGCGGCCAGGTCGTCGAGGAACTGCTCGGCCGCGAGGTCGTGGCGGCGGCGGGCGCGGACGGCGCGATCGCCGTGGTCCCGCTGCGCGAGCGCACCACCGCCGAGCTGGCCGACCGGCTGCGCGCCGGCGCCGGCGTGCTGGCCGCGCTGCCCGACACCCGCCTGTGCGCGGGGCTCAGCGGCGCGCTGACGGGCGCCGCCGCCGTCAAGGGCGGCGTGGAGGAGGCCGGGCACGCCAGGCGGCTGGCCGAGGCCCGCGGCGGCGGGGTGGTGACCAGCGACGAGATCTACACGCACGCGCTGCTGCTGGCCACGGTGCCGGGTGACATCCGCCGCTCGTTCGCCGCCCGGCTGCTGTCGCCGCTGCTCGACTACGACCGCAGGCACCAGTCGGAGCTGGTGCGCACGCTCGGGATCTTCCTCGACTGCGCCGGGTCGTGGAACGCCTGCGCCGAGCAGCTCCATGTGCATGTGAACACCGTGAGGTACCGGGTGCGCAGGATCGAGGAGCTGACGGGCAGAGACCTGTCGACGATGGCCGATCGGGTGGACTTCTTCCTGGCGCTCAGGGACACGGCGCCGCCCCGCTGA
- a CDS encoding helix-turn-helix domain-containing protein: MTTSDLVGLRIKTVRRQRGLSQAQLAHPELSDSYVSLIESGKRTPTPAVLELLANKLDCSLSYLINGVTAEQMEDIELALGYARLALENGEVAEARTRFAELLGNSNLAGLTGLRQEAEFGLALATEAAGDLDQAISIMLKLREEELSPERAIEVAVALCRAYRESERLSEAVEVGEQLLSGNVRQPWNDLLVELAATLLMAYNERGDMLRARQFAAELLNAADALGTPRSIVAANWNASLVARATGHREEAVAFIERALAVQLEHGQPRNTARLRLQAARTRLRTGAQDPRSARDVLRAAITEFEQTSTSTVDQSILYLELACAEYMSDDLDSAAEHAASSRSLLPEFGHSMGAEANLLLARIYGAVGRMEEGRAHAAAVESWLSPLPDSRRSAAHWYATAETMEQLGDADGAVDAYQRALACAGL, encoded by the coding sequence GTGACCACATCTGACCTCGTCGGTCTCCGTATCAAGACGGTTCGGCGGCAACGCGGCTTGTCGCAGGCGCAGCTGGCGCATCCCGAGCTGTCCGACAGCTACGTCTCGCTGATCGAGAGCGGTAAGCGCACTCCTACCCCTGCGGTCCTGGAGCTCCTGGCCAACAAGCTTGACTGCTCGCTGTCCTATCTGATCAACGGTGTCACCGCCGAGCAGATGGAGGATATCGAGCTGGCTCTCGGCTACGCGCGGCTGGCACTCGAGAACGGTGAGGTCGCCGAGGCCCGCACCCGCTTCGCGGAGCTCCTGGGAAACAGTAACTTGGCAGGTTTGACAGGGCTTCGTCAAGAAGCCGAGTTCGGGCTGGCCCTCGCCACGGAGGCGGCCGGCGATCTCGACCAGGCCATCTCGATCATGCTGAAGCTTCGCGAGGAGGAGCTCTCCCCCGAGCGCGCCATCGAGGTGGCCGTGGCGCTGTGCCGCGCCTACCGCGAGAGCGAGCGGCTGAGCGAGGCCGTCGAGGTCGGCGAGCAGCTGCTGAGCGGCAACGTCCGCCAGCCCTGGAACGATCTGCTGGTCGAGCTGGCCGCCACCCTGCTCATGGCCTACAACGAGCGCGGCGACATGCTGCGCGCCAGGCAGTTCGCGGCCGAGCTGCTCAACGCGGCCGACGCGCTGGGCACCCCCCGCTCCATCGTGGCGGCCAACTGGAACGCCTCCCTCGTCGCCCGCGCCACCGGCCACCGCGAGGAGGCGGTGGCCTTCATCGAGCGGGCCCTGGCCGTGCAGCTGGAGCACGGCCAGCCGCGCAACACCGCCCGGCTGCGGCTGCAGGCCGCCCGGACACGGCTGCGCACCGGCGCGCAGGACCCGAGAAGCGCGCGCGACGTGCTGCGCGCGGCGATCACGGAGTTCGAGCAGACCTCGACCAGCACCGTCGACCAGTCCATCCTCTACCTGGAGCTGGCCTGCGCCGAATACATGAGCGACGACCTCGACAGCGCGGCCGAGCACGCCGCCTCCAGCAGGAGCCTGCTGCCCGAGTTCGGCCACTCGATGGGTGCCGAGGCCAACCTGCTGCTCGCTCGCATCTACGGCGCCGTCGGCCGCATGGAGGAAGGCCGCGCGCACGCCGCCGCCGTCGAGAGCTGGCTGTCGCCGCTGCCCGACTCCCGCCGCTCGGCCGCCCACTGGTACGCCACGGCCGAGACCATGGAGCAGCTCGGCGACGCCGACGGAGCGGTCGACGCCTACCAGCGGGCGCTGGCCTGCGCGGGATTGTAG
- a CDS encoding sensor histidine kinase — MRGGQSLAEALESYLAEWSERTGITVETWALPATDVPSRVSSGVMTTMREALSNVELHSRARTVSIAVTVGKSGLRMTVSDNGQGFPSVRAGRGIARMRAALAEVGGTLSVNSVQGEGTTVTGVVPRRR, encoded by the coding sequence ATGCGCGGGGGGCAGAGCCTGGCCGAGGCGCTCGAAAGTTATCTGGCCGAATGGTCGGAGCGCACGGGAATCACGGTCGAGACGTGGGCGCTGCCCGCCACCGACGTGCCGTCCCGGGTGTCGAGCGGCGTCATGACCACCATGCGTGAAGCCCTGTCCAACGTCGAGCTGCACAGCAGGGCCCGGACCGTGTCCATCGCCGTGACGGTCGGCAAGAGCGGCCTGCGGATGACCGTCAGCGACAACGGCCAGGGGTTTCCCAGCGTGCGGGCCGGGCGCGGGATCGCCAGGATGCGGGCGGCCCTCGCCGAGGTGGGCGGCACTCTGTCGGTCAACAGCGTGCAGGGTGAGGGCACCACGGTGACGGGGGTGGTGCCGAGGCGGCGGTGA
- a CDS encoding copper resistance CopC family protein, producing MKRSPFAALTAILAAALLTSGLAAGLVLGLAGPALAHDTLKSSSPAKNAEVTSLDEVKLEFSAKVRMPFVIVRGDGDAQHQSGKPEVDGAVVTQAVKGPLPDGKYTIAYRVVSSDGHPIEGEIPFRVKGAEPPSPSPSPSPSASASPSAAASASAAQEPAATVASSAPAASPTGVAATEQAAAEQGGTFPVWLIIVIGALVGIGIGFLLSARKKQP from the coding sequence ATGAAGAGATCCCCGTTCGCGGCCCTCACCGCGATTCTCGCCGCCGCTCTGCTCACGTCCGGGCTCGCCGCCGGGCTCGTGCTCGGCCTCGCCGGGCCCGCGCTCGCGCACGACACGCTGAAGAGCAGCTCCCCGGCCAAGAACGCCGAGGTCACGTCCCTCGACGAGGTCAAGCTCGAGTTCAGCGCCAAGGTGCGCATGCCGTTCGTCATCGTGCGCGGCGACGGCGACGCCCAGCACCAGAGCGGCAAGCCCGAGGTCGACGGCGCCGTGGTGACACAGGCTGTCAAGGGGCCGCTGCCCGACGGGAAGTACACGATCGCCTACCGCGTCGTGTCCTCCGACGGGCACCCCATCGAAGGGGAGATCCCGTTCCGGGTGAAGGGCGCCGAGCCGCCGTCCCCCAGCCCGTCCCCCTCCCCGTCCGCATCCGCGTCCCCCTCTGCGGCTGCGTCCGCGTCCGCGGCTCAGGAGCCCGCGGCCACCGTCGCGTCGAGCGCGCCTGCGGCCTCGCCCACCGGCGTCGCCGCCACCGAGCAGGCGGCGGCCGAGCAGGGCGGGACGTTCCCCGTCTGGCTGATCATCGTCATCGGGGCGCTCGTCGGCATCGGCATCGGGTTCCTGCTCAGCGCGAGGAAGAAGCAGCCATGA
- a CDS encoding AfsR/SARP family transcriptional regulator: protein MYPSLDQKGPLAPGLSIGLLGPVVCVVGGGEADVGPPLQQALLAMLATRSGRVVTLAQLIEGLWGDSPPPSAAQSVYTYIAGLRRALEPHRKRRDPPGIVARTAGGYRLDLDPRRIDAHAFAERVDAAGQAKKADDVEQALHDLDEALKLWRGRPLSGVPGPFADGECARLEELRLTAVEARTEALVRLGRPEEGLAELHDLIRGHPLRERPRELLVLALHGCGRQAEALMAFDEARRVLANELGVDPGEGLRLAHRVVLSGSGGPAVPDPVIPRQLPRDLIAFVGRARETVSLKALLDPWGDAPPHPFVGICGPPGVGKSALAVRVAHAVRERFSDGQLYVNLRGGTPNVPRLSSHEIFSRLLRGIGTPDDAVPSDEDEAAALWRSKLQGRRLLVLLDNAADLGQVRPFVSAPLGTAVLVTSRESLMAGDDCAQLSLAPLSDAEATAMLSKLVGADRVSADLDQTARLARLCDGFPLALRIAGARLADRPDWTVGALTARLSDERRRLSELEAGELAVRSSLEASWGALNTSTREADGAAARLLALLGLLHLPDVTVEAAAALSGLPASDVERALDRLCDAHLLEAGEPGRYHSHDLVRLFAGDLIPAAERIPPLKRAIGYYAESARAAATTSDPHRVHCLYPELDARGRRFDGAEEAREWLGREEATLLAAALQAMADPDDDIARAGAAIGLALWWYQQRAFRVHGLISLGERLLATGERLQDPVIRMEAHAHLATGLYFKGDPLALDHHEWHLRLARQLGDRFNEQRAHGNLASTLLKWERFSDALGHALAQRAIAREAGSEVGERYALLVAARAHIHLERFEDAAVLLEEGAAMAARAGDVHGQAEFAVSRGRALIELGELETAVTVLTEVLQTARVVAKTTEMGCLVYLARAHRLLGRTAEAVRCGSEAIVVAEQAGSDYWLERAIKERDVAARSQSSIRA from the coding sequence GTGTATCCGAGTCTCGATCAGAAGGGGCCGCTGGCGCCCGGTCTGTCCATCGGCCTCCTCGGCCCGGTCGTCTGTGTGGTCGGCGGCGGGGAAGCCGACGTCGGACCGCCGCTCCAGCAGGCACTCCTGGCGATGCTCGCGACGCGTTCCGGCCGCGTGGTCACCCTGGCCCAGCTGATCGAGGGCCTCTGGGGCGACAGTCCTCCACCCAGCGCCGCGCAGAGCGTCTACACCTACATCGCGGGCTTACGGCGGGCTCTCGAGCCCCACCGTAAGCGGCGTGACCCGCCCGGCATCGTGGCCCGCACGGCGGGCGGTTACCGGCTGGACCTCGATCCGCGGCGGATCGACGCGCACGCCTTCGCCGAGCGGGTGGACGCCGCGGGGCAGGCCAAGAAGGCCGACGACGTCGAGCAGGCGTTACATGACCTCGACGAGGCGCTGAAGCTCTGGCGGGGCCGTCCGCTGAGCGGCGTGCCCGGCCCCTTCGCGGACGGTGAGTGCGCCCGGCTGGAGGAGCTGCGGCTGACCGCCGTCGAGGCCCGTACCGAGGCTCTGGTGCGCCTCGGCCGCCCTGAGGAGGGGCTCGCCGAGCTGCACGACCTGATCCGCGGCCATCCTCTCCGCGAGCGTCCGCGCGAGTTGCTCGTCCTGGCGCTGCACGGATGCGGGCGGCAGGCCGAGGCGTTGATGGCCTTCGACGAGGCCAGGCGCGTCCTGGCGAACGAGCTGGGCGTCGATCCCGGCGAGGGCCTGCGGCTGGCGCACCGCGTCGTCCTGTCCGGCTCCGGCGGGCCGGCGGTCCCCGACCCCGTCATCCCCCGGCAGTTACCTCGCGACCTGATCGCCTTCGTCGGGCGCGCCCGGGAGACGGTCAGCCTGAAGGCCCTCCTCGACCCCTGGGGTGACGCGCCGCCGCATCCGTTCGTCGGGATCTGCGGCCCGCCTGGCGTCGGCAAGTCGGCGCTGGCCGTCCGGGTCGCCCACGCGGTGCGGGAGCGGTTCTCCGACGGGCAGCTGTACGTCAATCTGCGCGGCGGCACCCCGAACGTCCCTCGCCTGTCCTCACACGAGATCTTCAGCCGGCTGCTGCGCGGCATCGGCACGCCGGACGACGCCGTCCCCTCGGACGAGGACGAGGCCGCCGCCCTGTGGCGGAGCAAGCTCCAGGGCAGGCGGCTGCTGGTGCTCCTCGACAACGCCGCCGACCTCGGCCAGGTCAGGCCGTTCGTCTCCGCGCCCCTGGGCACGGCGGTCCTGGTGACGAGCAGGGAGTCCCTGATGGCCGGTGACGACTGCGCCCAGCTCAGCCTGGCCCCTCTCTCGGACGCCGAGGCCACCGCCATGCTGTCCAAGCTCGTCGGTGCCGATCGGGTCTCCGCCGACCTCGACCAGACGGCGCGGCTGGCCCGGCTGTGCGACGGCTTCCCCCTGGCGCTGCGCATCGCCGGCGCGCGGCTGGCCGATCGCCCCGACTGGACGGTGGGCGCGCTGACGGCCCGGCTCTCCGACGAACGGCGCCGGCTGAGCGAGCTGGAGGCGGGCGAGCTCGCCGTACGTTCGAGCCTGGAGGCGAGCTGGGGCGCGCTGAACACCAGCACCCGCGAGGCCGACGGCGCGGCCGCGCGCCTGCTGGCCCTGCTCGGGCTCCTCCACCTGCCCGACGTCACCGTGGAGGCGGCCGCGGCGCTGTCGGGTTTGCCCGCCTCCGACGTCGAACGCGCGCTCGACCGCCTGTGTGACGCCCATCTTCTCGAGGCCGGCGAGCCGGGGCGCTACCATTCACACGATCTCGTCCGGCTCTTCGCCGGCGACCTGATTCCCGCCGCCGAGCGCATCCCGCCGCTCAAGCGGGCGATCGGCTACTACGCCGAGTCCGCGCGCGCCGCGGCGACGACCAGCGACCCGCATCGGGTGCACTGCCTGTACCCGGAGCTCGATGCGCGGGGCCGCCGTTTCGACGGCGCGGAGGAGGCCCGCGAATGGCTCGGGCGGGAGGAGGCCACGCTGCTCGCCGCAGCCCTCCAGGCGATGGCGGATCCGGACGACGACATCGCGCGCGCGGGCGCGGCGATCGGTCTCGCCCTGTGGTGGTACCAGCAGCGGGCCTTCCGCGTGCACGGGCTCATCTCGCTGGGCGAGCGGTTGCTCGCGACGGGCGAGCGCCTCCAGGATCCGGTCATCAGGATGGAGGCGCACGCCCACCTGGCGACGGGCCTGTACTTCAAGGGCGACCCCCTCGCCCTCGATCACCACGAGTGGCACCTGCGCCTGGCCAGGCAGCTCGGCGATCGCTTCAACGAGCAGCGGGCGCACGGCAACCTGGCCTCCACGCTGCTGAAGTGGGAGCGGTTCTCCGACGCCCTGGGGCACGCGCTGGCCCAGCGCGCCATCGCCCGCGAGGCGGGCTCGGAGGTCGGGGAACGCTACGCCCTGCTGGTGGCGGCGCGCGCCCACATCCACCTCGAGCGGTTCGAGGACGCCGCGGTCCTGCTGGAGGAGGGGGCGGCGATGGCCGCCCGCGCCGGTGACGTGCACGGGCAGGCGGAGTTCGCGGTGTCGCGCGGCAGAGCCCTGATCGAGCTCGGCGAGCTGGAGACGGCGGTCACCGTGCTCACCGAGGTCCTCCAGACGGCGCGGGTCGTCGCCAAGACGACGGAGATGGGCTGCCTGGTCTATCTGGCACGCGCCCACCGCCTCCTCGGCAGGACCGCCGAGGCCGTCCGGTGTGGCTCCGAGGCGATCGTGGTCGCCGAGCAGGCGGGCAGCGACTACTGGCTCGAACGGGCGATCAAGGAGCGCGACGTAGCCGCGCGGTCACAGTCGTCGATCCGCGCGTGA